TTCATGTGCTTTGCCACGAATTATCTCTCGGTGGGGAGGAATATCTTACCGGGATTGAGCCGGTTTTCCGGATCGAATGCATGCTTGATCCGTTTCATCACTTCAAGTGCTTTGGAACCCACCATTTTGGGAAGGTACTTGGCCTTACTAATCCCGGTGCCGTGCTCTCCGGATATAGTGCCTCCGAGAGCGATTGCTTTCTCGAAGATGACCTCGTACGCTTGTTCGACACGATGGATTTCGTCTTTGTCTCGCTCGTCGGTCAGGCATGTCGGATGAAGATTGCCGTCGCCGGCATGACCGAACGTGCCAATGGTAATGCCGTACTGTTCAGCCGCTTGCCTGATGGTCACCATCATCTCAGGAATTACCGGACGAGGAACCGTGATATCTTCAAGAATAGTTGTAGGTTTTACCCGAGCAAGAGCACTCAGAGCATTCCTGCGGGCCGTGAAAAGCTCTTCGGACTCTCTCGCATTTGCTGCAATCCTCAATGAGCGCACTCTATTCGCCGTACACGCTTCTCTGATAATTTCCGCTTCTTCTCGCACGACCTCCGGATGCCCGTCAGTCTCGATGAGGAGGAGCGCTTCAACGTCCCGCGGTAGGCCGATGTTCACGTGATCCTCCACGCAGTTGATCGTTACGGAATCCATCAGCTCCAGCGTGGAAGGAATGACTTTACGGGATATAATGGCTGAAACTGTGCGGGCGGCGTCCACAATGTCGTCATACAAAGCCAGAAAAGTTGTCTTTGTTTTTGGTTTCGGGATCAGTTTAAGAACTATTCTGGAGAATATGCCGATAGTCCCCTCGGTTCCGATCAAGAATTTGGTGAGATTATACCCGGCAACGTCCTTGAGGCACTTGGTTCCATACCGGATTTTGGACCCGTCGATAAAGTAAGTATCGAGCGACAGGACGTAATCACCGGTGACTCCGTATTTGAGTCCCCGTAAGCCACCAGCATTCTCGGCAACATTTCCGCCGATTGTGGAAATCTTCATACTGCCCGGATCGGGAGGATAGAAGAGACCTTGAGCTTCCACAAGCGCGTGAAGATTTGCAGTGATCACCCCCGGTTCCACTGTTGCAGACATGTCATGAGCATCTATTTCAATAACGCGATTCATCGAGGTCGTAACGATCAGTATCCCCCCGTTCACCGGCACAGATCCGCCACTCAATCCTGTGCCGCTCCCTCGAGTGGTTACAGGTAATCCTTCCTGTGCAGCGAATTCCAGAACAAGTCGAATATCTTCCTCGGAATCGACCAACGTAACGACGTCAGGTTTGTGATAGAGCAGGGGGGTTGCATCAAATGAATAGCAGAGGAGCTCTGCATCAGAATCCAGGACTTTGCGCTTACCAAGGATATCCCGAAGCTTACTTACGAGAGGGGAAACCATGATGAATCCTTACCAGCAAAGTGGTATGACCAGTTTAATCATAGAGTCATCAAACTTGTCAAGTATTTTTACAAAGACAGGAACCAAAGGACTTGACAATTCATGTGCCTTTGCTTATGTAAAAGCGTATGAATGCTAAACGCAAAGCGCCCGCCGAACCCGTTTTCGAGCCTATTCGCCTGGAACGTATTTCCCACAAGGTAGCAAGTCAACTGAAGAAAGCTATTGGAGCCGGGGTTTTCAGGGTGGGGGATCGTCTTCCCTCCGAACGAGAGTTGGCCGAGCAGATGGGGGTCAGTCGACCGTCCGTTCGGGAGGCCATTCAGCAACTGGAAATACAGGGATTTGTCGACATTGTGCATGGAGGCGGGAGTCTGGTCAAGAATATCGCCGAGCAGGAAATCCAGCAACCGATGGAACTCGTGCTTGGAGATGACAAGCAACGCGTGCTCGAATTGGCGGAAATCAGAGCTTACATGGAGTCATTGGCTGCGAGGAAAGCTGCGGAGAATCGGACCGAAGAAGAACTGAAGCGAATACGGTACTACCTGAAAGAAATGCAACGCGATTTTGAGAAGGGGCAAATTCGGTACGAGGTTGATTTCAAATTTCATACAGAGATAACGGCAGCTTCGCACAATATGATATTCCTCCATCTAATGAGCAGTATTTACCGGCTCATGAATTTCTCGATCAAAGTTCATAGAGAACAGATGTTTCTCAGCAAAGATTCTCAGAAAAAGATTCTCGATCATCATATGGCCATATTCAAAGGTATCCAGAAGAAAGACCCGGAGGCTGCAGAAGCCGCTATGAAGGAGCACCTCCTGTTCGTCATCGAAGAATTTCGAAGATGGTCTGCTTCGCAATAGCGCTTGCCCCATTCATCCCGCCCGCACCCGCGTAAAACCTTTCCCCCACTTAAGTCTATAGTGCTTCTCAGAAGTTTTGAAGTAATCCATAAAGAAGAGTCTTAGTAGCGCCCGGCGTCCCTGCCGGGCACAATCAACCAATTGATTTATTTACATATTGTCCACCGGCACGGAGGCCGGTGGCTACTAATTTTCGATGAATCGCTTTTCACAATCCGCGATTACTCTTGAAAATCACTACAAGTCTCATCATCTCGAGTGTAGTGTAAGATGTGCTCCGATGTCAGGAATTTAGAGTGTTGAGACAAGTCACTTAACCACCAGGTACGTAAAGGGAGGCACATACGCCATGAGGAAGACCAGCAACCCTACGATTACCGCCAAGACAATGCTGTGAAAAAAGACATATCGCAGGATATCTCCTTCATGGCCGTACCATTGGGTTGCAGTGCTGGCCACGACAATACTTTGAGCGTCAATCATTTTTCCCATAACTCCACCGGTACTGTTGGCAGAAGCCATGAGATTCGAGCTGAGGCCGAGTTGCTCTGCAGATATGCGTTGCAGACTTCCAAAGAGGACGTTGGAAGCTGTGTCCGAACCTGTCAGAGCGACACCGATCCAGCCGAGGAGCGTTCCGAAAAAAGGGTAGAATGGTCCGGTCATGGCAAAGGTAAGCCCCAAAGTCGCATCCAGTCCTGAATAACGAGTGGTAAAGCCCAGTGAAAGCATGGCGGCTATCGTAAGTAACGAAAAACGAATTGATCTGATGGTCTGGAAATATACTCTGAGAAGATCTCGCAAAGAGTATCCCAAGAGAAGTCCCGATATTACTGCGGCCACCAGAATTGCCGATCCTGTAGTGGTTAGCAGGTTAAAAGAGAACACGGCCGGCTCGGCAGTTGGAGCAGACACCACAGGAGGCATCCGTACGACCGTTCCGTCCAGGCCGGGCACCGATATCTTCGCCGAGAAGATTCCATCCAGGAAAGCTTTCACCTGAGGAAGTCCCCAGACGAAGACCAGAACACTCAGGATTACCCATGGCATCCACGCCCTTGCTATCTGTCTGGTAGAGTATCCGTGAGATCCTCGTGCGGAAGCTTCGGAATCATAGCCGTTCAATCCCCAGATGTGCTGGGGATGCCAATACAGCAGAAATATGGTCGTCACCGCCATAGAACAGACAGAAGAAACGATTCCCACGAGCCAGGGCCCATGGAGGTTGGAAACCAGCACCTGTGGAACAGCAAAGGAAATCCCTGCGACAAGAATAGCCGGCCAGACTTCTAACATTCCTCGAAAACCGGCAAACACCCATACCAGCCAGAACGGGATCAGAACTGAAAATAGTGCAAGCTGTCTACCTGCCATTGCGCTCAGAGCCAATACATCCAGATCGGTCACCGCTGCCAGTGTGATAATGGGAATCCCCAGTGCAGCGAAAGCCACAGGGGCTGTATTGGCAATAAGCGACAACCCGGAGGCTTGCAGCGGTCCGAAACCGAGTCCGATGAGAATTGCAGAAGTGACTGCTACGGGCGTCCCGAAACCTGCAACGCCTTCAAAGAACGCTCCGAAAGCAAAAGCGATAAGTACGAGCTGCAGCCTGCTGTCCTGAGTGATTCCGGTCAAACTGTGCTGCAGGACCGTGAACTCACCTTTTTCTTTTGTAAGCTGATAGAGGAAGATCACGTGAAGAATGATCCAGCCGATGGGCAGAAGTCCAAAAGCTGCCCCGTAAATGGCTGTCGCAAAAGCAATTCTCGCAGGCATTCCAAAAACGGAGATGGATACGGTCAGAGCTGCGGCAAGCCCCATGAGAGCCGCCCAATGTGCCCTCACTCGAAAGACGGCCAAGGTTCCGAGAAGCACTACCACGGGGATTGAGGCAACCAGAGTTGAGAGAACAAAATTGTTCAGCGGATTGTACACCTGTTCCCAGGCCATCCAAATTTCTCCTCGCAATGATATTAAACGGCGATGATCTGAAAGCGGCACGACGTACCGTTAAGTTCACAATGCTGAACCATGACGTCGTTTGGCTCCTGAGCGTACCTCATCTTACGTCAGGCAGTCAATCGGAATCTTCTGCGCAAGCCAATCATTTGCAGTCTCCCAAAGGGCCTGTAACATGGGCTTCATAAGACGAGGAACTACGATAGAATGACAATTCTTGGATCGGTCTGGTGGATAACAGATAACAGTATTAAACGCCTCTGCTGCATCTATTCGGTTGAAAGTGGCGAAAATTCCCTGTAAATTCATTGATGCCACATATTACGTCAGATTTCGATTTCAACCGGGAGATCTCATGGATAGTGCATCAGCAGTCAAGATCTTAATTGTGGATGATGAGCCGCATATCTGCGAACTCCTATCGCGTTGGATATCTGCTGAAGGTTATCACTGCACTTTGGTCCACGATGGTGAAGCTGCAATAAGAGAGCTCCAAAAAGAGGCTTACGCATTGGTCGTAAGTGACATCATGATGCCTGGAATGTCAGGATTAGATCTGCTGACGATTGCCCACAAACTGTTTCCGGATTCCGCTTTCGTCATGGTGACGGCTGTTGACGATCGAAAGACAGCCATCCTGACGCTGGAACTCGGAGCCTACGGGTATGTTATCAAGCCCTTCGATCGCAACGAAATATTGATAAATGTTGCAGGAGCTTTGGAAAGACGGAGGCTCCAGATTCTAAGCCGAGAGTACGAGCGCAGCCTTGAATTACAGGTGGAGAAACGGACGAAAGAAGTGCGAGACAGAGAGGAAGAGATCATCCTCCGTCTGATTTCTGCGACGGGATATCGTGATGATGAAACTGGCGCTCATGTGAAAAGGATCGGGCTCTATGCAGCGGAAATGGCCACAGCGTTCGGATGGAGTCGTCTCCAAATAGAAGAATTGAGGCTTGCAGCCCCCATGCATGACGTTGGAAAAATAGGCATTCCTGACAGCATTCTCCGGAAACCGGGAGGATTGGATCCTGAAGAATTCGAAATCATGAAGACACACACGGAAATTGGAGCCAAAATACTTCACGATTCCAACGTCCCACTTATCAGGATGGCGCAAGAAATTGCTTATTGCCATCATGAGCGATGGGACGGTTCGGGGTATCCCAGAGGACTATCCGGAGAGGAAATTCCGCAATCAGCCGCAATAGTTGCAGTTGTTGACGTCTATGACGCTCTGACTCACGACAGAGTCTACCGACCGGCACTTTCGGAAGAAAAAGCATTGAACATAATGATGGGCGCAAATACCGGACACTTTGGCAAAGAGATCTTTGACTGCTTCTTGAGTCTTCTGCCAATTCTTCGCGAAATCAGAGAGACCGTGAAAGATGAAGTCATTCATGATCGAATATCTTCCGTGTAGCGAGATCGCATTCAGATCATCCGGAGAATCCCCATCCTAATGCTTTGCCGCTGCAAAGTTTTCCAAGAGTACTTGCTGTTTCGTCATCTCGTGTCGCTCTCTCTCAGTCTGTAGGTTAGCGGTAGTCTCAGCCAATTGTTTCTGCAAACGGTTAATTCTCGCCTTGTACTCAGCGAGTTCTTTCCTCAGGCGTTTTTGACCTTTCTGAAACGTATAGTTTTGGGTTCTGTCGGAAGTGATGTCCTGAATTATAGCCATTATGTGGCGATCCGCGGAAAACCGAACAGATCGCAAATGCAGCCGCGCCCATATTCTTTTGTCCCCGATCTTGAGGATTGCTTCCGTGTGCACGGGTTTTCTATCTGCAAGAACCTTTTCCAGGAGCGCTGTGGTCTTTTCCTTGAGAACGAGAGCTTTGTCCGGATCGTCGGGAACAGGCAACGCATCAATGAACCGTGAACCTTGTAGGTTCTCGCAATTAGAACTGATAGAATTCAGTGCGCCATTCGCATAAACAACGAAGAACCATTTGTCTATGAGCATGATGGGGATAGGAATCGCCTCGAGCAATTTTCCGAGAGCGGTGCTGCCAATACTCCTGAGATCGAAGAGTCCGGAAGAAGTGAATTCCGGAGAAAACAGATTCTTCAGATCGATGGAGCACGTTGGTTCATCTCGAAGTCCCAAGTTTTGAGGGCATTCCTCCAGCGTATCGAAGCTGTAAAATGTTTGAGATGTCATATTCTATCCTTATCTTGAATGCAAATTGGATGATTGCTGTGGATCGATGAAATAATCTTTGCGTACAGATCCACTCGTTGCGTTGCTTTTACCGGGTAGTCAGCATCACCGGTTTTTGATCTTGAGAGATCGCCGGAATTACGCCCGAATTCGAATTCGTCGTTCTGTTGGGAACCATTGGGTAAGAGCCGTCTGCCAGGGTGAATCTGCTGGGCATTACGGGTTGCGAGTTTTCATCGTTCTTCACCGCAATCTTCCGGAGCGATTCATGCCCCAACAAAAAGTTCAACTGTTCCATGTTCTGGGTCGGGAGAAAACCGACGCCACCCTTTACTCGATCTACATAGGGAATGATGAGGCTGACATAACGAACTCGAGCAGCTTTGGGAGTCAAGGTAGCCTTGAGCATGTCTTCTATTTTTCCGGTGCTTTCCTGCCACGTGAACACTTTGATCTCCATGTCCGGCCCGCCGACTTGACTCCAGTTGGTATATTCTCCCGAAAACACCTTTCTCAGTTGATCGACGGTCAGAACACGCACGGGATTTTTCGGATTCGTCACAATGGACACCAGTTCACCCCGGGCCAGTTGATCTGCTGCAGCCGTGTCGGAGGCATTTTGTGCCGGACGATGTACTGCCGGATCGGCTGGACGCTGTGTCAACATCTGTTTCCCCAGAACAGTCATGGCGTGTACGGTATCGAAATTTTGGTGCGAAATTTCCGGCTTGCCGGTCTGAGCAAGAAGCTCCGCAAGTTCAATGGGCTGTTTTCCTGAGGTCAGTTCTTTCTTCACATCTGCTACCATTTGCTTCGCGACTTCTTCCATGAGTTCTTTCTTGAGGCGATTGATCACGTCTTTGGGAAGAGCCTGGACCAGGTGCTTTGTCAAATCGCTCATTATGGAAACCTCCTGGGCATTTGCTCCTGTGACTGACGCAATCGCGAAAACCACTATTGCTACAAGAAGTCTTTTCATTTTGAGGTCTCCTTTCCACGGGAATACACCTACTAAGGTATTCTCATAGGCAATTTATATGCCATGCGTCCGTTTTGCTTTCACAGCAGGCTTTGGAGACCGCAACGTCACCCGGACAAACATGATTCAAAGTGAGTATGGTGTGAAAATTTGTGGGATTCGTCCCATATTTTCATGGGACAAAATCATCGACCGAAGGGAAAATACGCGGCAATGCGTCGTTCGAATCAGCAGGGAAGGGGTAGCAGACCGCTCAGTTATCTTCTGTGTTGATGCGGTATTGTTTTATCTTGGCATGAATCGTTGTGTAATCTATTTGCAGGAGACGCGCTGCTTTGGCTTTGTTTCCGCCCGTTTTTCGTAGGGCTTCCTCCAGAATGCGCCTTTCTATTTCAGTAGTGCTGCGGCGCACGAGCTCCTTGAACGAGAGCCCTGTCTCCAGGATGGATTCCATAGAATCGGAGTTGTTTTCGCACCCATCCGTGAGAGTGTCTTCAAGACCGAGGTGGTCCGGATCGATGAAATCCCTGGCTTGCAGAACCGCTCGACGGACCGCAGATCTCAATTCCCGAACGTTCCCGGGCCAGGCGTGGTTCACGACCGTATCAGATGCTGATGGAGAAAACCCTTTGACTTGCTTGCCTAATTCAATATTAGTGGCTTCAAGTATACGATTTGCGATATGCAAAATGTCTTCTTTGCGCCCGCGAAGCGGAGGGATAGTAATAGTGAACTCACTCAATCTATAGAACAGATCGCGACAGAATGAACCATTCCGTACCCCTATGTTCAGATCTTCATTCGTTGCTATCAAAATTCGTACATCTACTGTTACCGGCTTCTTGCCTCCAACCCGAAAAAAGCTCTTTTCCTGTATGGCTCGAAGCAGCTTGATTTGAGATCCGAGGGGCATATTTCTGATTTCATCCAGGAAAAGCGTGCCTCCTGCCGCCAATTCGAATTTTCCCGGCTTTGCAGCATTCGCTCCCGTAAAAGCTCCTTTTTCATAGCCAAATAATTCGCTCTCGAAGAGAGTCTCAGGAATGGCACCGCAATCGACCGGGACCATCTGGGCTTGAGCCCTTTGACTTGCATCGTGAATAGCGCGGGCTACCAATTCTTTACCGGTACCGGTTTCTCCTTGGATGATGACCGAGAAATTGGATGGGGCTACCAGGGCTATTTCCCCGACGATTTTGGTCACCGCATCACTCGGCCCCATCATTTCCTGCAATCTCAAAATCGCAGCATTCTGGTTTTCATCACAAAAGGTCCGTTTGGCGAGACTGGGTCTTCTGTCCTCCAAGGCTTTCCTGATTTTTGAAAGAAAGTCCTGGAAATTAAAAGGCTTTTCAACATAATCGAATGCGCCCAGCTTGACTGCTTCGACTGCTCCGTCAATCCCTCCCCATGCGGTTATCATGATCACCGGCAGATTCGTGTCCAGGGAACGCGCTTGCTTCAGCAGTTCCATACCGGACATGCCCGGCATCCTCACATCGGTGATCATCAGATCCGGCATGCCGAGCCGTATCATCTCGAGCGCGGTAAATCCGTTATGTGCAACTATCGGCGAGAATCCTTCCTTTTCAAGTAGCCGAAAAATAAGATCGCAAATGTCTTCTTCATCGTCAACGATCAGAATTCTTTCTTTTTGACGACCCATATCATCAACTCCTAGCAAACGAACCTCATGGTAGAGAATGGACCAGAGGAAGGCTCATCATGATTTTCATATAAAATATACTTGGAACAAACAAACATACAAGGCTTGTACTGCTGGCAATACAAAAAAAGCTCGGGCGGACCCGAAACGAGAGCTGAAAAATGTGCACACCAGTGCTCCACCCCCAAGCCACATGAACTTTTCGGAATTGCTACTTGGAAGACGCCATCCACTGAGGACTTCGTCCTGTGCGTCCCGCTGCATACGCATCCAAGAGTTGGTTCAACTCGTGTTGTTCAGACATCTACGAAATAGACCAAAATAGGTTAATTGACAAGAAAAATCATGAAATTTCACCCCATATGCAGTATTCTGATATCCAGTTGTTAAAGAGGACACTGAAATCGTGAAAGGCGGGAACCTTTTATCGGGCCGAACAAAGGGTTTCCCCTCAACTTCTCTGTATCGGTCGTCTCTGTCGGATTCCAATTGTGCACGAGCTGACGATCCATACAGGAATCCTTGGAAGAATTTCGTTGACAGCTACTTAAATTGTGCTAAATAGCGACGCCATCCCTGCTCAGTGATGACGAACGGTTTGCGGAACGTGTCGGGATTCGTGACCTCAGAGCGACCGGATTTCTGTACGCCGGAAAGAACTCAAGGCGAAGGGGAAGCGAAGAGTGGTTCCAATTTCCGGAAATCTTCAACGCTGGAGCTATGGCATTATTCCCAACTGCGATGCTGAGCCGTAATTAACCTCAAAACGGAAGGGACCATGGAATCAAAAGAAGTCCCGGGAATTTCTACAGACGTGATGACTGGAACGGGCTGGTTCCGTAGGCTGGTGAGATCTCTACCCAATTATTACAGCACCTTGGCATTGATATTTTTCAATTGTCTGTTATTATTTGTAATTATCAATCTGATTGCAGATGCTGCACTCGAAATGCACTCGCAAAAAAAGAAAGCGGATGCACAAAAGGGAACCCCGTGGTCGTACAGAAGGTTTCACGATTCGTTGACCCGAGTGTATCCGGGTCTTACGAACGACCAAATATCGAAACTAATGGTTGAAACTCGACATCTCAGACAGGAGTACGAATCGTATACCGAATTCAGAGAGAGTCCCTGTAATGGAGAATACGTCAACGTAGATGTCAAAGGTTACCGACCCATAAAGAATCAGGGACCCTGGCCCCCGACTACCGACAAGTTCACCATTTTCGTCTTTGGCGGCTCTACAGCCTTCGGATACGGCGTTGCCGATGATATGACCGTGGCATCACGCATGCAAGATCTGCTTGCATCCGAGTACGGAATCGCTGCAAACGTGTACAATCTCGGCCGTGGCAGCTATTTTTCCGTTCAGGAACGCGTGCTCTTCGAAAAACTGCTCCTTGCCGGATACGTGCCGGATATGGCGATCTTTATCGATGGGCTGAACGACCTGACACTTTACGACGGTGTGCCGGCTCGTACGCGAAACCTGAGGGCATTCATGGATGAAGGAGAAATACCTTTAATAACGAAAGTTATCAAAGGACTTCCACTCATGAAGGCCACCAAGATCGCAATGTCGTCACACGATACCGGGGATGTAAAGATCCAGGATCTGTTCAAAATAGCTTCTCCTTCGGATCGATCCAGCATAATGCAAGGTGTGGCAAAACGCTACTTCTCGAACATCAAGCTTACGGAGGCAATAGCAGCGGGTTACCGCGTGACTCCGGTTTTTGTCTGGCAACCGGTGCCTGTCTATGCATATGATCGTAAATACTGTATCTTCGGTGAATTCGATTACGAAGGGCAACTTCCAGCCTTGAAGCCCGGATACGATTTTATGGCGCGGACGTTTGCAGAGCATCCTCCAAACAAGAATGTGATCTGGGCCGCGGACATTCAACAGAATCTGAAAATGCCTCTGTATGTCGATGCAGTTCACTACAGTCCGGAAATGACCACCATTCTGGCCAAATTCATTCTCGACACTGTCATGAGTCGCGGTCTTTATGAGGAATCCCTGAATCGCCGACAGAACCGCATCGATAAGAGTCACTCTTTCGAGAAGCAATTCCAAGCGGGCCCCGCGCAGGAATGACTCGTGAGGAGCGACTTGTGAACACTGCCTTCCATTCTTGTTCCTCTGAAAAGTATTGGGAAGACAGAATTCGGCAGATTTTCTGGATTGTCGGAATACTGGCCGGCGCCACTCTTACCTACACTACTCGCCACTTCATCAATGGTGACGCCATCAACTACATCGAAATGGGAGAGGCGTTCCGTCAGGCAAATGTCCGGGATTTTGTCAATCTCACTGCAAGTCCGGGCTATGCAGTTTTGCTGGGTCTCACGCAAAGCCTGCTGAATACGAATCCCTGGACCGAGATCCCCTTGTTGAAAGGAGTCAATTTTGTCCTGCTGTTAATTGGCATGTGGGCATGCGATTTTCTCCTCCGCTCTCTGAGGAAGAGCTACGCACCCTTGAGCGATAAGGGGATGCTCCTGCCCTGGTTCATGATAATGGCCCTTGCCTATGCAATGTTCCTGTTTTGTGCTCTCGTTTGGATCACTCCGAAATTGGTTGCTCCTGACATG
The sequence above is a segment of the Desulfomonile tiedjei DSM 6799 genome. Coding sequences within it:
- a CDS encoding FAD-binding oxidoreductase gives rise to the protein MVSPLVSKLRDILGKRKVLDSDAELLCYSFDATPLLYHKPDVVTLVDSEEDIRLVLEFAAQEGLPVTTRGSGTGLSGGSVPVNGGILIVTTSMNRVIEIDAHDMSATVEPGVITANLHALVEAQGLFYPPDPGSMKISTIGGNVAENAGGLRGLKYGVTGDYVLSLDTYFIDGSKIRYGTKCLKDVAGYNLTKFLIGTEGTIGIFSRIVLKLIPKPKTKTTFLALYDDIVDAARTVSAIISRKVIPSTLELMDSVTINCVEDHVNIGLPRDVEALLLIETDGHPEVVREEAEIIREACTANRVRSLRIAANARESEELFTARRNALSALARVKPTTILEDITVPRPVIPEMMVTIRQAAEQYGITIGTFGHAGDGNLHPTCLTDERDKDEIHRVEQAYEVIFEKAIALGGTISGEHGTGISKAKYLPKMVGSKALEVMKRIKHAFDPENRLNPGKIFLPTER
- a CDS encoding FadR/GntR family transcriptional regulator; translated protein: MNAKRKAPAEPVFEPIRLERISHKVASQLKKAIGAGVFRVGDRLPSERELAEQMGVSRPSVREAIQQLEIQGFVDIVHGGGSLVKNIAEQEIQQPMELVLGDDKQRVLELAEIRAYMESLAARKAAENRTEEELKRIRYYLKEMQRDFEKGQIRYEVDFKFHTEITAASHNMIFLHLMSSIYRLMNFSIKVHREQMFLSKDSQKKILDHHMAIFKGIQKKDPEAAEAAMKEHLLFVIEEFRRWSASQ
- a CDS encoding L-lactate permease; translated protein: MAWEQVYNPLNNFVLSTLVASIPVVVLLGTLAVFRVRAHWAALMGLAAALTVSISVFGMPARIAFATAIYGAAFGLLPIGWIILHVIFLYQLTKEKGEFTVLQHSLTGITQDSRLQLVLIAFAFGAFFEGVAGFGTPVAVTSAILIGLGFGPLQASGLSLIANTAPVAFAALGIPIITLAAVTDLDVLALSAMAGRQLALFSVLIPFWLVWVFAGFRGMLEVWPAILVAGISFAVPQVLVSNLHGPWLVGIVSSVCSMAVTTIFLLYWHPQHIWGLNGYDSEASARGSHGYSTRQIARAWMPWVILSVLVFVWGLPQVKAFLDGIFSAKISVPGLDGTVVRMPPVVSAPTAEPAVFSFNLLTTTGSAILVAAVISGLLLGYSLRDLLRVYFQTIRSIRFSLLTIAAMLSLGFTTRYSGLDATLGLTFAMTGPFYPFFGTLLGWIGVALTGSDTASNVLFGSLQRISAEQLGLSSNLMASANSTGGVMGKMIDAQSIVVASTATQWYGHEGDILRYVFFHSIVLAVIVGLLVFLMAYVPPFTYLVVK
- a CDS encoding HD-GYP domain-containing protein, with translation MDSASAVKILIVDDEPHICELLSRWISAEGYHCTLVHDGEAAIRELQKEAYALVVSDIMMPGMSGLDLLTIAHKLFPDSAFVMVTAVDDRKTAILTLELGAYGYVIKPFDRNEILINVAGALERRRLQILSREYERSLELQVEKRTKEVRDREEEIILRLISATGYRDDETGAHVKRIGLYAAEMATAFGWSRLQIEELRLAAPMHDVGKIGIPDSILRKPGGLDPEEFEIMKTHTEIGAKILHDSNVPLIRMAQEIAYCHHERWDGSGYPRGLSGEEIPQSAAIVAVVDVYDALTHDRVYRPALSEEKALNIMMGANTGHFGKEIFDCFLSLLPILREIRETVKDEVIHDRISSV
- a CDS encoding PAS domain-containing protein, yielding MTSQTFYSFDTLEECPQNLGLRDEPTCSIDLKNLFSPEFTSSGLFDLRSIGSTALGKLLEAIPIPIMLIDKWFFVVYANGALNSISSNCENLQGSRFIDALPVPDDPDKALVLKEKTTALLEKVLADRKPVHTEAILKIGDKRIWARLHLRSVRFSADRHIMAIIQDITSDRTQNYTFQKGQKRLRKELAEYKARINRLQKQLAETTANLQTERERHEMTKQQVLLENFAAAKH
- a CDS encoding substrate-binding domain-containing protein, whose amino-acid sequence is MKRLLVAIVVFAIASVTGANAQEVSIMSDLTKHLVQALPKDVINRLKKELMEEVAKQMVADVKKELTSGKQPIELAELLAQTGKPEISHQNFDTVHAMTVLGKQMLTQRPADPAVHRPAQNASDTAAADQLARGELVSIVTNPKNPVRVLTVDQLRKVFSGEYTNWSQVGGPDMEIKVFTWQESTGKIEDMLKATLTPKAARVRYVSLIIPYVDRVKGGVGFLPTQNMEQLNFLLGHESLRKIAVKNDENSQPVMPSRFTLADGSYPMVPNRTTNSNSGVIPAISQDQKPVMLTTR
- a CDS encoding sigma-54-dependent transcriptional regulator, with the translated sequence MGRQKERILIVDDEEDICDLIFRLLEKEGFSPIVAHNGFTALEMIRLGMPDLMITDVRMPGMSGMELLKQARSLDTNLPVIMITAWGGIDGAVEAVKLGAFDYVEKPFNFQDFLSKIRKALEDRRPSLAKRTFCDENQNAAILRLQEMMGPSDAVTKIVGEIALVAPSNFSVIIQGETGTGKELVARAIHDASQRAQAQMVPVDCGAIPETLFESELFGYEKGAFTGANAAKPGKFELAAGGTLFLDEIRNMPLGSQIKLLRAIQEKSFFRVGGKKPVTVDVRILIATNEDLNIGVRNGSFCRDLFYRLSEFTITIPPLRGRKEDILHIANRILEATNIELGKQVKGFSPSASDTVVNHAWPGNVRELRSAVRRAVLQARDFIDPDHLGLEDTLTDGCENNSDSMESILETGLSFKELVRRSTTEIERRILEEALRKTGGNKAKAARLLQIDYTTIHAKIKQYRINTEDN
- a CDS encoding SGNH/GDSL hydrolase family protein; the protein is MESKEVPGISTDVMTGTGWFRRLVRSLPNYYSTLALIFFNCLLLFVIINLIADAALEMHSQKKKADAQKGTPWSYRRFHDSLTRVYPGLTNDQISKLMVETRHLRQEYESYTEFRESPCNGEYVNVDVKGYRPIKNQGPWPPTTDKFTIFVFGGSTAFGYGVADDMTVASRMQDLLASEYGIAANVYNLGRGSYFSVQERVLFEKLLLAGYVPDMAIFIDGLNDLTLYDGVPARTRNLRAFMDEGEIPLITKVIKGLPLMKATKIAMSSHDTGDVKIQDLFKIASPSDRSSIMQGVAKRYFSNIKLTEAIAAGYRVTPVFVWQPVPVYAYDRKYCIFGEFDYEGQLPALKPGYDFMARTFAEHPPNKNVIWAADIQQNLKMPLYVDAVHYSPEMTTILAKFILDTVMSRGLYEESLNRRQNRIDKSHSFEKQFQAGPAQE